Part of the Methylovirgula sp. 4M-Z18 genome is shown below.
TCAGGACCACATGCCTATTCTGCGGTCGCTTTTCCGTCACCCTGACATTGGCGGTGATCGTATCGCCGACCGCGACCGGTTGGCGAAACTCGAGCGATTGCCCAGCATAGATCGTACCGGGCCCGGGCAGCTTTGTGCCGAGCAGCGTTGAGATCAAAGAAGCGCCCCAGACGCCTTGCGTGACAATATGGTGAAAACTGTCGTCTTTCGCGCAAATCAGATCGGAATGGTCGGAATTGACGTCTCTCGACGCGACAGTGAACGTTTCGATATCTTGTGGGCGCAGGACGCGCTGAAGCTTCGCTGTATCCCCGATTTCGATCTCGTCGAAAGTTCGGTTCTCGATGATTTGGATTGGCGCCGTCACCTATCTCCTCCTCTCCGCCAAAGGGCCCCAAGCGATACACGCTCATGAGACCATTGGGAAACTGTACGGCCTCAGCGCGACATCAGCACAGGGATTGTCATGCATTCCAGAATGGTGCGCGTCGCACCGCCCAAGAATGCCTCGCGCAGACGGGAGTGACCATAGGCCCCCATCACGAGAAGATCAGCACCGACATCGGCCGCATGGGATAGAAGGGTATTGCCGATGTCGCCTGTGCTCGGCGTCTGCCTAAAGACGGCATCGACCCCATGACGCGCCAAATGCCGCATCAACGTCGCCTCGTCGCACGGCACGGACGATTTTGTAACCACCTCGACGATCTCGACGTGGTTGGCCCTGACGAGCAATGGTAAAGCGTCGTCGAGGGCCCTTGCGGCCGGCGCACTGCCATCCCAAGCGACGAGTATAGTCTTGAGGCTTGGCGGGGTGGTTTGAATATTAGGCACGAGAAGAACGGGCCGCGCAGCCTCAAAAATTGCAGCCTCGATCATGCGGGCGCGCTCTCCGATCTGTTCTCCGTAAGCCTGCTCGATGATGATCAGATCGAAGAGACGCAACGTTCGATTGAGTCTCCCGATCTCGGCCTCGTTGCTCTCCTCAAGATGTAGGGCATCGACTGAGAGCCCCTGTGCCTTGCCCTGCGATTGCAGGCGGGTGACGGTCGTCACGATCGCTTCGCGTCGCTCTTCGCGTTCAGCAAGAATCAAATCGTACCGCAATTCCGCCATGGAATATGTGGCAAGTGCGGTTTCGACATCAACGAGAAACAATGTCAGATGCGCATCGATCAGTTTGGCCAAAGAGAGTGCGTAGGAGCCGGCCTCTTTTGTGCGTGCATCCACGATAAGCGTGAGATCTTTCAACATGACATGCTCTTTCGATTGCAGAGAGACTGGATTACGCTTTCGACTTCAAGACCACGATGGGCGGAAGCGCTTAGTCGGCGCCTCAAAGACCTGGTCAACCGGACTTCAAATTGTCTTCGACAGCCCAAACGCCTGGCACCGGCCCAGCGGCCAATGTTGATATTCTTGCGCATTTTGAAAACGCAGCGATTGATCTGGAACAAGGAGAATGCCGATCATTCCAAAATTGAGAGCTAAATTTGCACTCTCATTCATTCACTTTGGTTAGATTCCTATCAAGCGAGGCGTTTAACGTCCGATCCAGGGCTGCGACGATTACCGCGACGACATTTACGCCTGCGGCACCGTCAGCGCTTCGCGATCTTTTGTGGCGGTATTTGCACTCACTCGCCCATCCACCACTTCGACGATCCGATCGCAGCGGCGCGCGAGATCCATATTATGCGTGACAATTAGAAAGCTCGTACCGCTGGTACGATTAACCTGCCGCATCAGTTCGAAAACGCTGTCGGCGGATTTCGTATCGAGATTGCCGGTGGGTTCGTCCGCGAGAACGAGATCTGGCTTCATCGCAAGGGCACGGGCGATCGCGACGCGCTGCTGCTGGCCACCGGACATGTTAGTGGCGAGGTTGTGCGCAAACTTTTCCAAACTCACTTGCTGCAGCAGCTCGAGCGCCCGTCGCTCGATTGCCTCGCTCGAAAAGCCCCGATCAGCGAGCAGCGGCATCATCACATTTTCCTGCGCTGTGAAGGCGGAGATCAAATAGTGGTACTGGAAGACAAAGCCTATGGTATGCCCGCGCAAATGGGTAATTTGGGCATCAGACAGTTGGCTCGTATCTTGACCATGAATAAAGAGCGCGCCCCGGGTTGGACGGTCGAGCAAACCGATAATATTAAGCATCGTACTTTTGCCCGAACCCGAGGGACCGATGAGCGCGACGAATTCACCGGGCATCAGGCTAAGATCAATATTGTGCAGCACTTCCACCTCAGTGGAAAGCCCGACATTATAGGCTTTGCAGACCTTTTCGAGAGTGAGAATCGGCTCAGCCACGGATCGCCACCACAGGATCGAGTTTCGCGGCGCGTAGGGCAGGCGCGGTGGCTGCCGCAAGGCCAGTAATCGTCGCGAGAATGATTGTCGAAATAAAGAGGCTTTGCTCCAAGATCAGCGGGAACAATTCTGAACCGTCGAGCTGGCGTTCCACGGCATGCCAATAGATGGCGGCGCCGGCGCCGGCCGCGCAGCCCACTAACGAACCAAGAAAGCCGAGGAGCCCACCCTGCAGTAAGAAGACGCGCATGATCTGTCCACGCGTCGTTCCCATAGCACGCAGGATGCCGATGTCCTTGGAACGCTGGACAACCGACACAACCAGCACCGCCGCGATACCGAAGGCGACCGAGAGCGCAACGAAAATGCGAATGAGAATGTTGGAATTGCGTTGTGCTTGCACGGCTGCAAAAAATTGAGCATTGTTTGTTATCCAGCTATCAGCCTCAACATAATGCGATGCGCCGATCTCCTGCGCGAGATCTTGAGCGCCGTAAATGTCGCGCACCGTCAAGTCGATAGTGGTGACATCGCCGACCGCGCCAAGAAGGGATTGTGCGGCGCGCAGGGCCACATAGGCGTTGCGCTCATTGACGCCCTTGTTGCCAAGGTCGACCAGGCCCGTCACGGTCAACGACAGGGAGCCGCCATTTGATGTGGTAACGATTATCTTGTCGCCGATGGACGCGCCGAGGTCCTTTGCCAGCTCCGTACCAATGACAATATCCTGGCTGGTTAGACGCGCCTGCCCCGCGACGATATAATCTCCCAACGGCACGATCTTGAAGTATGACGATGGATCGACGCCCGCCATGGAAATGGAGCGGCTGGCTTGCCCGCGCACGGCCAGAGCCGATCCAGTCATGGTGGGTGAGACCGCAATAACCTCCGGCATGGCCAGCAGGGCATCGCGAATCCCTGGCCATTGATCGATGGAAATGATGCGCTGCGCCGGGCGCTCCACCGTTGCATCCTCGAATTCGTGTGGGCTGCCACGCAAAGGCCGCGCTATTTGTTGCGGCGGGATAAGTTGAATATGCGGCTGCGAGGTCAGAACACGTTTGATAAAATTGGCTTCGAGTCCTGCGAGCATTGCCGACATAAAGACGATGACGCCGACGCCAATCGCAATGCCACCGGCGATAAACGCTGTTTGAAGCCGGCCCTCCCGCAGAAAGCGGACCGAGGTGATCCATTCGAAAGGTAGCCAACGGTTCATGAATCAATGGCTCGTACTTTTTGGCCGTTGAGCACGCCAGCGGTCACAGGAATGACAGGGGCACCAGGCTCGAGACCGTCGAGAATTTCCACTTGAGTATTGCCGCGGATGCCGAGTTTCACCCGACGCCGGACGGCACGACCGTCTTTGATCGTGAGGACCCACGGTTCTTGCGTGAGAATGTCGTGCACGTCGCGGCTGCGCAGCACATGCGTCGCATTGCGTCGCGCCACTTCAACATCCACTGACACAGTCATGTCCTGGACAAGATATTTGGCTGGATTGACGACATCGAGCTTCACCTCGACGGTGGCTCGGGAGATGTCTACGCCGGGATTGATGTAACTGACGATCGCCTCGAATTTCTGATCGGGATAGGCATCTGCCGATGCCTGGGCTTTTTGTCCGAGCGCGAGCGCACCGAGGTCCCGCTCGTCCACTTGAAGTTGTAATTGCACGGTGCCTTTCGGTGCGAGAACCAGAAGTGGCACGCCCGGCTGCACCACCGTCCCCCGCTCTACGTTGCGCGTGATCAACACGCCGTCACGCGGCGCGCGGATGGTCGCGTAATCAAATCGCGCCTTGGCGGTGTCGAGATTCGCCATTGCCTGATTGAGTTGCGTCTCGGCAGTGACATAGTCGCTTCCTCCAGGGCTGGTGGAATAGACCTGCAATTCGGCACTGCGTACCTGGGTCTGGGCGATATCAAGATCCCGCCTGGCGTCATCAAGTGACGCGCGGGTGGCATAGCCGTCCTGGGCAAGCTTGGCGGTGCGATCATAGGTCTGCTGCGCGTCAAATTCGGTGGCCTGGGCCTGCTTGAGCGCTTCCTTCGCGGTCGGCAGGGTCAATTCCACCAATTGTCTCATACGCGTCCGAGCCTGATCGAGCGCGCCCTGTGCTTGGACGAGGGCCGCTTTCAGCTCACTATTCTCAAGTATGATGACCTGTTGCCCCTTGGTAACCTCCTGCCCCTCTTCCACCAGGACGTCCAAAACCGTTCCGGTGATTTGTGCGCCGATATTGACGCGATAGGGCGTTAACACATTGCCACTTGCTACCACCGTCTGCACCAGGTCACCACTTTGCAACCGATCGACCACCACGGCGGGACCCAGAAGCACCCGTACGCCTTGCCAAAAGCCAAGCGCCACCAAGACGCAAACCCAAAGTGCGAACCACCGGTGCAGCCAGATCGCGCCGGCCCAGACACGAATGCGGCTCCCCCGTGCCACGGATCGAGGAGCGGCGAGCGCTTGGGTGGAGTTAGAAGACATACACGGATCCTTCAATACGCCTCACAATGGACCGGGCGCGGCAACCGCCGCTATCCGGTAGGGTCCCCAAAGGGAATTTACGTAGCGCCCTGCCCGGCATCGATGTTCCTCGCGTCGAAGACAAGGAGGGCGACCGCTGGATCTGCTCGACGCTTTGCCCGACTATCTCCGGCTTTATCAGCGACACGTATGTCGCGACAGGTTGTAATGTCCAAAGCGCGCGGCCAGAGGGGCGATCATCGCCTCGCGCTGACCGGAACTTGGTGATCGATGTTCTTTACTCGTGACAGATATAATTAATATCAATCATCGTATTCCTCGTTTGTTACCTTGATCCGGATCAAAATCGGTCCCGCCGACTGTGCTTAAAATTCAAACTGTCGGGTCAGATGTGCGTTGCGAGAGACTGTATAACGGCTCTTGTCCATGGCGGGCCAGGTCGAAACTTCCCCGAACGAGAGACGATTTTGGAAATCACTGCTCCAACCGACGTTATTGTGAAGCTCATTAAGAGCACAATCTTCGTCATGGATCGCACTTTTTAGAAAGCGACGTGCCACCTTGCTCAACCGATCAGAGCGCCCATTGCTCCGGTGTTCGCGTCAGCGCCTATGGCACAGAATTAGGGCTGTGATTTAAGGAGTGTTCGGTTCTCGATCATGGCTTTGCCGACGCTGGCCATGCGCATGACAGCCTCCGCGTAATTCGCACTCCAAGATCAGTAGCCTCAAACTTGCCGCACAATCGACGAGATCAAGTGCGCCGAAAATGGTGACAAAGAGTGTCAGGCATTCATGTTGCGCAAGGCTGCCTGACGCTTGATCTTGATCTGTCGAGCCACCAGGATCTCAATGACGCCGCTGTGCTCGAGCTGTGACAAGGTCCGCGAGACCGTTTCGATGGTGAGGCCGAGATAGTCGGCCATATCCTGCCGGCTCATTTCCAGCGTCACATTTTGGCTATCTGGCGAATGTTGCGCCCACTCGGTCAGAAACGCCGCGACCTTTTCCAGCGCCGTCTTGCGCCCGAGTAGCAGGGCATGATCCTGAGCGCGCACCATGTGGCGCATCGCATGCGAGAACATCTGCCGAGCCAGGCGACTATCTTGCGCCGCGCCCTTTTCGAGGTGGCTGCGGCGATATGCGACCAGTACGCAATCGTTGATCGCCTCCGCGGTCAAACGATAGACATCCCCCGCCTCGAGTCCAAAAAGGTCGCCGGCGACATAAAAGGCATTTATTTGTCGCCGGCCGTCACTCAGAAATTTGCAGGTGCGGACCACGCCCGACATCACCTTGAACACGCAATCGGCGGCGTCGCCCTCGCCATAGATTTCGGAATTGCCCGAAAATTGCAAGACAGTGCCAGCCTTCGGACGCGCGGTCTCGATCGTATCGGGAGCCATTTGCGCTCCAGATACGAAAGGGGCGGCAAGATGAGGGGCGAGAGCTGCGGCATGCTGCGTTGCTTTGAGAGCGGAGTGGGCAAACATGGAAATCTCCCGGCTTTGACCTTGGGCTTCCATGTACCTGGCTTCGCTGCATCGCGCTATTCGGTTAGATTCTAAGGGATATTACGTAGTCTGGTTGTTTCGCAAGATGGCCGTCAAATGATCATTCAAGGAGCCGTCTATCAGCGGCTTTTCAACGATATGGCGGACCCCGGCGGCTTTGGCCGTGTCGCGCAGTTGGGGAGTGACCCGGTCGGTGACGAGAATGACGGGCAGATCGCGACCGCGCGATTTGAGATCCGCGACGATGGCAAGGCCGTCGACGCGGGGGGGCATATGCTCGACAACAGCGCATTGGCCGCATGTCAAAAACGGGTGGGCTTTGAGATCGTCGCCGGTGCGGCAAACGTGCACGATAAACCCCTCCGTCTCGAGGGCGAACTTGAGCGAATCCCGCAATGCAGAATCCCTGTCAACGATGAAAATGGTCTGCTGCCCCCTGGTCATCGGCAATATTCCAGGCGTCCTCGTGTGGGTCCAAGTGCGTCAATCTGAACCGGGCCGCCATATACTGCCTTGACTTAACGCAAATGAGGGAAATCGCCGTCAACCAACGCCATTTGGAGCAATATTTGTCGCGAGTGCCATGCGCACTAACTCCGAGAGGCTGCGAGCGCCCATTTTGTTCATCACATTGGCGCGATAGACCTCCACGGTGCGGGCGCTGATGTTAAGATCATACGCGATCGTCTTGTTGGGATGACCGGCAACGAGGCCTTGCAGCACCTCACGCTCCCGCGGCGATAGCGTCTCGAGCCGCGTCCGGATCTGATCGACTTGGATATTGTGGCGCTGGTGTTCGGCATATCGATCGAGTGCCACGACAATGGCCGCGAGCAGAACATCGTCATCGAAAGGCTTTTCGATGAAGTCGACGGCACCCGCTTTCATCGCCTCCACCGCCAACCGCACGTCGCCGTGGCCCGTCATAATGATCATGGGCAAAGCAACACCTTTCTCGTTCAAGTGCCGCTGCAATTGAAGTCCGTCCAAGCCCGGCATACGAATATCGCTCACGATGCAGCCGGGCTGGAGCCCACTGAGTGCGGCAAGAAAAGCCTCCGCCGATTCGTAGGCGCGCACGGCGTGGCCGGCAGTTGCCAGGCAGAAGGCCAGCGATTGCCGCACAGCATCATCATCATCAATCAGATGAATCACGCCGTTCGTTTCCATCCTCGATATCCTCTTTGTTGGTCGCCACCGGCAGCGTGAAGCGAAAAACCGTGCCGCCACCAGGATTCGGCTCGGCCCACAAGCGGCCGCCATGCGCCTCGACAATCGTGCGCGATATCGACAGGCCGACGCCCATGCCGCGGCTTTTCGTCGTGTTGAACGGCTGGAACAATTTGGCCGCGATCTCCGCCGATACCCCCAGTCCGGTGTCCGCGATACCGACCTGCACCGTGCCAGGCGCAGATATGCGCGTCGTAATCTCTAGGTGGCGCGTCTCCATGTCTTGCATGGCCTCGATGCCATTGCGAATCAGGTTGAGCAAGACCTGCTGAATTTGAATTTTCGCCGCATAGACAATGATCGTGCCGGGGGCGAAGGCATAGGTTACACGCACGCCGGTCTCTTTACTGCCAATCAATGCGAGGCTGCTGGCCTCCTCGATCAACTGGGTCAGTTGCTCGAGATTCCGCTGACTTTCGCCCCGCGTCACGAAATCCCGCAATTGGCGAATGATCTGGCCAGCGCGTAACGCCTGCTCTGCGGCGCGTTCCATGGCCATACGCGCTGTGGCGGACGCCTCATTTTGACCGCCGGCAAGCACCCTCTGACCACCCTTGAGATAATTGGCAATGGCGGACAGTGGCTGATTGAGCTCATGGGCAAGGGTCGAAGCCATTTCGCCCAAGGCAGTGAAACGCGACATGTGGATCAGTTCGGCTTGCAAATCCTGGAGCCGGTTTTGCGTCTCCTGCTGTTCTGTCAGGTCGCGAATGAAACCGGTAAAAAGGCGGTGCGCGCCCGAGCGTGCCTCACCAACCGACAATTCCATCGGGAAAGTGGATCCGTCCTTGCGCTGACCAACGACCACACGGCCAATGCCGATGATTTTCCGGATTCCGGTCGCAAGATAGCGGCCAAGATAGTCATCGTGCTGGTGGCGGTAGGGTTCCGGCATCAGCATGCTGACATTATGGCCTATCACGTCCTCCGCTGTATAGCCGAACATCCGTTGAGCCGTCGCGCTAAACGATTGCACCTGGCCGTGCGGTTCGATCACAATCATCGCATCCGGAACCGTATCGAGAATCGAACGCAACTGAGCCTCGCGATCCTCAACCGCCTCCT
Proteins encoded:
- a CDS encoding universal stress protein translates to MLKDLTLIVDARTKEAGSYALSLAKLIDAHLTLFLVDVETALATYSMAELRYDLILAEREERREAIVTTVTRLQSQGKAQGLSVDALHLEESNEAEIGRLNRTLRLFDLIIIEQAYGEQIGERARMIEAAIFEAARPVLLVPNIQTTPPSLKTILVAWDGSAPAARALDDALPLLVRANHVEIVEVVTKSSVPCDEATLMRHLARHGVDAVFRQTPSTGDIGNTLLSHAADVGADLLVMGAYGHSRLREAFLGGATRTILECMTIPVLMSR
- a CDS encoding helix-turn-helix domain-containing protein, which translates into the protein MAPDTIETARPKAGTVLQFSGNSEIYGEGDAADCVFKVMSGVVRTCKFLSDGRRQINAFYVAGDLFGLEAGDVYRLTAEAINDCVLVAYRRSHLEKGAAQDSRLARQMFSHAMRHMVRAQDHALLLGRKTALEKVAAFLTEWAQHSPDSQNVTLEMSRQDMADYLGLTIETVSRTLSQLEHSGVIEILVARQIKIKRQAALRNMNA
- a CDS encoding response regulator transcription factor, with the translated sequence MTRGQQTIFIVDRDSALRDSLKFALETEGFIVHVCRTGDDLKAHPFLTCGQCAVVEHMPPRVDGLAIVADLKSRGRDLPVILVTDRVTPQLRDTAKAAGVRHIVEKPLIDGSLNDHLTAILRNNQTT
- the fixJ gene encoding response regulator FixJ; the protein is METNGVIHLIDDDDAVRQSLAFCLATAGHAVRAYESAEAFLAALSGLQPGCIVSDIRMPGLDGLQLQRHLNEKGVALPMIIMTGHGDVRLAVEAMKAGAVDFIEKPFDDDVLLAAIVVALDRYAEHQRHNIQVDQIRTRLETLSPREREVLQGLVAGHPNKTIAYDLNISARTVEVYRANVMNKMGARSLSELVRMALATNIAPNGVG
- a CDS encoding ABC transporter ATP-binding protein; this translates as MAEPILTLEKVCKAYNVGLSTEVEVLHNIDLSLMPGEFVALIGPSGSGKSTMLNIIGLLDRPTRGALFIHGQDTSQLSDAQITHLRGHTIGFVFQYHYLISAFTAQENVMMPLLADRGFSSEAIERRALELLQQVSLEKFAHNLATNMSGGQQQRVAIARALAMKPDLVLADEPTGNLDTKSADSVFELMRQVNRTSGTSFLIVTHNMDLARRCDRIVEVVDGRVSANTATKDREALTVPQA
- a CDS encoding PAS domain-containing sensor histidine kinase — translated: MTGGLIETAETFRQVIEAARLGLWRWQQSDDVFSFSPQACHLLGVVEGRVSRAAFMHCAALPDRPALELALHDLTDGSGQIDLHFHTDKSVEPHKLLRVRGRLDANGASGILIEAGRHHTSDYTASRLASIVASSDDAIITKTLEGIVTDWNAGAETIFGYAAKEIVGKPIDLLIPSGREAEERDILARIRRGERVERFESQRRHKDGSIIDVSLAVSPLLDRAGRLVGASKVARNITAAKRAQEAVEDREAQLRSILDTVPDAMIVIEPHGQVQSFSATAQRMFGYTAEDVIGHNVSMLMPEPYRHQHDDYLGRYLATGIRKIIGIGRVVVGQRKDGSTFPMELSVGEARSGAHRLFTGFIRDLTEQQETQNRLQDLQAELIHMSRFTALGEMASTLAHELNQPLSAIANYLKGGQRVLAGGQNEASATARMAMERAAEQALRAGQIIRQLRDFVTRGESQRNLEQLTQLIEEASSLALIGSKETGVRVTYAFAPGTIIVYAAKIQIQQVLLNLIRNGIEAMQDMETRHLEITTRISAPGTVQVGIADTGLGVSAEIAAKLFQPFNTTKSRGMGVGLSISRTIVEAHGGRLWAEPNPGGGTVFRFTLPVATNKEDIEDGNERRDSSD
- a CDS encoding efflux RND transporter periplasmic adaptor subunit, translated to MSSNSTQALAAPRSVARGSRIRVWAGAIWLHRWFALWVCVLVALGFWQGVRVLLGPAVVVDRLQSGDLVQTVVASGNVLTPYRVNIGAQITGTVLDVLVEEGQEVTKGQQVIILENSELKAALVQAQGALDQARTRMRQLVELTLPTAKEALKQAQATEFDAQQTYDRTAKLAQDGYATRASLDDARRDLDIAQTQVRSAELQVYSTSPGGSDYVTAETQLNQAMANLDTAKARFDYATIRAPRDGVLITRNVERGTVVQPGVPLLVLAPKGTVQLQLQVDERDLGALALGQKAQASADAYPDQKFEAIVSYINPGVDISRATVEVKLDVVNPAKYLVQDMTVSVDVEVARRNATHVLRSRDVHDILTQEPWVLTIKDGRAVRRRVKLGIRGNTQVEILDGLEPGAPVIPVTAGVLNGQKVRAIDS
- a CDS encoding FtsX-like permease family protein, coding for MNRWLPFEWITSVRFLREGRLQTAFIAGGIAIGVGVIVFMSAMLAGLEANFIKRVLTSQPHIQLIPPQQIARPLRGSPHEFEDATVERPAQRIISIDQWPGIRDALLAMPEVIAVSPTMTGSALAVRGQASRSISMAGVDPSSYFKIVPLGDYIVAGQARLTSQDIVIGTELAKDLGASIGDKIIVTTSNGGSLSLTVTGLVDLGNKGVNERNAYVALRAAQSLLGAVGDVTTIDLTVRDIYGAQDLAQEIGASHYVEADSWITNNAQFFAAVQAQRNSNILIRIFVALSVAFGIAAVLVVSVVQRSKDIGILRAMGTTRGQIMRVFLLQGGLLGFLGSLVGCAAGAGAAIYWHAVERQLDGSELFPLILEQSLFISTIILATITGLAAATAPALRAAKLDPVVAIRG